GGACTTTTTTGTCGTCTTGTTGAATTATCTCGGTGAAGCGAAACACCATCCTGAGTTGCAGGCCATTGTCGCCAAGTTTTTCCGAAACTTGCGTTTCTATGTGGAACAATATTTGCAAGAGGGAGTGGAGCAAGGGCTTTTTGCTCCGGAGCAGGTCCGTCACCTTCCAGCCCTTCTTTACAGTGTGGGTTTGGGGCTGGGAGTGATGTGGATGATGGATCCTGAATCGGTGGACGCGAATGGAGCGGGCAAACTTTTCCTCCAATGGATGCTGGAACATCTCGGAGTCGGAAGAACTGAGCCAGATGCGTAAGGAAACGCAAGGATCGGGCCAATTTTCCGCATAAATGAAATGAACGTTCAATATATCAGCGAAGGAAGGTGCACCATGGTTCGGGTAGAACGAAAAGGACCTGTTTGCACGATCATACTCAGTCGGCCCGAGGTGAGAAATGCGGTGGACCGGCAGACGGCAGAGCGACTGGCGGAGGCGTTCCGGGCGTTCGAGGCGGACGATGACCTGGCCGTGGCGGTGTTGTGGGGGGAAGGCGGGCACTTTTGTGCCGGCGCCGATTTGAAAGCCCTCGCAGAAGGAAAGGGAAACCATTTGTCAGAGGACATGAGCCAGGACGGACCCATGGGGCCGACCCGCATGCGGCTTTCCAAACCGGTGATTGCAGCCGTGTCAGGGTATGCGGTGGCCGGTGGCCTTGAGCTGGCCTGCTGGTGTGATTTGCGGGTGGTTGAGGAGACGGCGGTGTTTGGCGTCTTCTGCCGGCGGTTTGGCGTTCCCTTGATTGACGGGGGAACGCAACGGTTGCCCCGTCTGATCGGGATGAGCCGGGCGATGGATATGATCCTCACGGGCCGTCCGGTAGGGGCGGAAGAGGCCTTGATGATGGGGTTGGCCAATCGTGTCGTGCCTCATGGCAAGGCGAGAGAGGAGGCGGAAAAGCTGGCAGAACAAATAGCCGCTTTCCCGCAGACCTGTTTGCGCAGCGACCGGGAGGCGGCATACCGTGGATTTGAGATGGACTTTGATGCAGCGATGGCGCTGGAGTTCCGTTTGGGGATGCGTGTGATTGAAAGCGGTGAGACCAGTCGGGGCGCGCAACGGTTTTCTGCGGGCGAGGGAAGGCATGGCAAGTTTTTCGGATAATGTATTTATCGCGTTCAGAAATCATTTTACATTTTTAAAACAGGGGGGACAGGTATGCATGCACGCGAATTGATTCAAAGAGGAGCAAAGTATTATCCCAATCGAACCGCTGTGATGTTTCAGGGAAAAAGCCTGACGTTTGAAGAGGTTTACCGGAACAGCAACCGGCTGGCCAATGCCTTGTTGAAGCTGGGGTTGAAAAAGGGGGACCGGGTGGCTTCGCTGCTGGCCAATTCGCTGCAGAGTGTGGAAATTGACTTTGCCCTCTTGCAGAGTGGTTTGGTGCGCGTTCCGCTCAATACGCGTCTGTCCGAAGAGGAACATTTTCACATGATTCAAGAGACGGAGGCCCGGGCCATATTGTTTACGGAAGAATTTGCCGAAAGGGTTGCAGCCTTGCGGCCCCGGTTGCCACAGGTTTCCTTTTATTGCCAAATGAATGGAACACCTGAACATCCATGGATGTTGTCTGCTCAAGAACTGGTCGCTGCCGCAGACGATGCTGAGCCGCCTGTGGTGATAGAGGAAGCGGATTTGGCTACCATCCAATATACGTCCGGCACCACCGGAACGCTCAAAGCCGCCGTTCACACTCAGGGTACCTGGGCGGCCATCTGCAACAATATTTTGCACGCGATCTGGATTCAGGAAGGGGATGTGATGCTTCACGCCGCACCGCTGACCCATGCTTCAGGCACGTTGGTGCTTCCGCACTGGATCCGGGGGGCGGCCAATGCCATTTTGCCCGGTTTCAATCCATCGGAATACCTTGCCGCTGTGGAGCAGACCAAAGCCACCACGCTAAACCTGGTGCCTACCATGATCATCATGTTGCTGAATCATCCGGAAGTGGAGCGGTATTCTTTTGCGTCCGTGCGCAACAT
The nucleotide sequence above comes from Bacillus thermozeamaize. Encoded proteins:
- a CDS encoding AMP-dependent synthetase, whose protein sequence is MHARELIQRGAKYYPNRTAVMFQGKSLTFEEVYRNSNRLANALLKLGLKKGDRVASLLANSLQSVEIDFALLQSGLVRVPLNTRLSEEEHFHMIQETEARAILFTEEFAERVAALRPRLPQVSFYCQMNGTPEHPWMLSAQELVAAADDAEPPVVIEEADLATIQYTSGTTGTLKAAVHTQGTWAAICNNILHAIWIQEGDVMLHAAPLTHASGTLVLPHWIRGAANAILPGFNPSEYLAAVEQTKATTLNLVPTMIIMLLNHPEVERYSFASVRNIIYGASPMPREALRRGLELWGPKFTQYYGQTEAPLILTVLQAHEHLGEGPEVDQRLLSCGRATPDVMIRILDGEGKEVSPGEIGEIVVKTSQGMIGYWKAPELTQETIRDGWIHTRDMGYLDEQGYLYLVDRKSDMIITGGFNVYPREVEEVLYQHPAVMEAAVVGVPDETWGEAIKAFVVLRSGHTATEEELISFCKERLASYKKPKSVEFVDSLPKSPVGKVVRRLLKEPYWAGKERRI
- a CDS encoding transcriptional regulator encodes the protein MAKSDTKEWRQEQVIEATSRCIVEKGLADMSMKDIAREANVSTGIIYHYFKNKEDLLLQVIKRAFQKSHEQVMETVETLSSPVEKLERHLENILAVPKENPDFFVVLLNYLGEAKHHPELQAIVAKFFRNLRFYVEQYLQEGVEQGLFAPEQVRHLPALLYSVGLGLGVMWMMDPESVDANGAGKLFLQWMLEHLGVGRTEPDA
- a CDS encoding enoyl-CoA hydratase (Catalyzes the reversible hydration of unsaturated fatty acyl-CoA to beta-hydroxyacyl-CoA); translated protein: MVRVERKGPVCTIILSRPEVRNAVDRQTAERLAEAFRAFEADDDLAVAVLWGEGGHFCAGADLKALAEGKGNHLSEDMSQDGPMGPTRMRLSKPVIAAVSGYAVAGGLELACWCDLRVVEETAVFGVFCRRFGVPLIDGGTQRLPRLIGMSRAMDMILTGRPVGAEEALMMGLANRVVPHGKAREEAEKLAEQIAAFPQTCLRSDREAAYRGFEMDFDAAMALEFRLGMRVIESGETSRGAQRFSAGEGRHGKFFG